Part of the Lucilia cuprina isolate Lc7/37 chromosome 5, ASM2204524v1, whole genome shotgun sequence genome is shown below.
TTAACTCTCTGTCTCTTTCTCTCCAATTTCAGATCATTTATGTGGCTCGCAATGCTAAGGATGTCATAGTATCCTCCTTCCACTTTGTTAAAAACTTAGATATGTGGCGTGGTGATAATTTCCATGATTATGTCGATGACTTtcttaataatgaaattatttacacGCATTTCTGGTCGCATATAGTAGACTTTTGGAAAATGCGCGATGAGTCCTTTATATTCTTTGTCACCTATGAAGAAATGAAACGTGATTTGGCAAATGTTTTGCAAAGACTGTGCTTGTTCCTAGAAAGACCTCAATTGTCGGAGAAAGAAATGGAAGGACTTTTACAACATTTATCGTTTGATAGTATGAAAAGTAAGTGCAATAGCTAAACTATTTTCATAAGTTATGATAATAATTGTAATCATTTCCAGAGAATAAGAAAACCAATCTGACCGATTTACTTAGAGATGACAATCCTGCTGTTAAAGAAGAATTTCAGTAAGTTTttcacttaattttatatttaatattttaatatttaaattatttttagatttatgcGTCGCGGCATAGTGGGTTCCTTTAAAGATGAGCTCACTCCAGAATTGATTGCTAAAATCGATAAATGGTCTGGTGAATTTTTAGCTCAACATGGTTTAAAGGAAGAggatatttttggtaaaatttagatttcaatAGTGTTAgtggaaaaatgtttttaatatgtaaagttttaaatttaagttaataaaacCTGTGATTTTACCTGTCTTCGAAAAGTAGAGACTAAACTTTATTGAATATTGCCGTTCGAACTAGTGGATTTAttcaaaaaggcaaaaaaatgtCGATTTTGAGAACACAAAAGAGAATTTTTGGGCTCCATCTGCCTGTTGGTCCATCCGTCTTTCTATCTAGAGCACCTGAACACAgcatgaaattcgacataagaaaGGGACAGAAAGCTTCCTATTGAGGATCGGCCGATAACTAATTATATCAATTCAAAAGGTCTTAAACATATCTACCATCAAAAACGTTGGATAGAAATATAGGTTTTGAGAACACAAAATAGAATTTGTGAGCTCCGTTTGCCTGTCGGTCCATCCGTCCTTCAATCCAGAACACATTTCATATAGCATGAAGTTCGACATAAGCAAGCgacaataaatttcttattgaaCCTACTATCCCTATCAACCCCTCCCACTAAAACGTCCCACTCAGTACTTTCTAGTTTAACCCACTATCAAAAAAGATGGAAATATTGTTTACTGaacccataaagtatatatattctgaaacGTTGTAagattctaaaacgatctagctatgtctaTCCCTGGATACGCGCCTGATCGAATTTGTGTAAACAAAAATCGTTCTAAAAGATTAAACGATTAACGGTTCACAATTGATCctactaggttcaatattatagaaaatccgaaaacttcccttttatggcttctaacttaagctaGGCtgcacatacttaatttaatgtttctagccaataataACACACtcgtgctgctctcgctctgctaatcttactctgctgctctcgctctgccttgtttttataatcaagagtacaataacaaa
Proteins encoded:
- the LOC124420100 gene encoding sulfotransferase 1 family member D1-like, producing MVAAENILRSVEHVSEASKARIPFPMKRYATEGKNIPLKKNWSETWCTLSAHFETVCDQYFNLELRKDDVFVVTFMKCGTTWMQECAWLLLNNLDYEKSKEEVVMIRSPFLDFHSIMPGLLNHVELIEKLPSPRLIKSHLPANLLPLQVWEKKQKIIYVARNAKDVIVSSFHFVKNLDMWRGDNFHDYVDDFLNNEIIYTHFWSHIVDFWKMRDESFIFFVTYEEMKRDLANVLQRLCLFLERPQLSEKEMEGLLQHLSFDSMKKNKKTNLTDLLRDDNPAVKEEFQFMRRGIVGSFKDELTPELIAKIDKWSGEFLAQHGLKEEDIFGKI